A region of Hydrogenimonas cancrithermarum DNA encodes the following proteins:
- a CDS encoding glucose-6-phosphate isomerase, producing MITYERDFEWQVDDDAEMLMAEAMGRVVEEREKGIAGYYNLPEDSKMIVTEVNAYAGSNDAVKSCDTIAVIGIGGSSLGAKAIDSMLRHKYPEARRLLFFENPDPVEISQKFSTIKKDRTVFIVISKSGSTIETMSIFKALIAHFDLDLDGEDRKRLIAITDENSALCHFADCHGIKTYTIPHNVGGRFSVLSAVGIVPLTLAGYDTCSILDGGVAMVRRFFNGEAEHLLIKAVFIARHWESHRMNVLFSYATFLEDFTKWYVQLWGESLGKIDRCGNRVGLTPLGQIGSVDQHSFLQLIIEGPRDKTVTFMKIENFENPLTIPEITLENIEKTDFVNGRTFNELINAECDATRESVAQQGVPVDAIVLDRLSETNIGELILYYELLTSLTGAMLHINTYDQPGVELGKKILAKKFHKAKKI from the coding sequence ATGATTACTTATGAAAGAGATTTTGAGTGGCAGGTCGATGACGATGCCGAAATGTTGATGGCGGAAGCGATGGGGCGTGTCGTGGAAGAGCGTGAGAAAGGCATCGCAGGCTATTACAATCTTCCGGAAGACTCCAAAATGATTGTAACGGAAGTCAATGCCTATGCGGGTTCGAACGATGCCGTCAAAAGCTGTGACACCATAGCCGTCATTGGCATCGGAGGCTCTTCATTGGGGGCCAAAGCCATCGATTCGATGCTGCGGCACAAATATCCTGAAGCCAGGCGTCTTCTCTTCTTCGAAAATCCGGACCCGGTCGAGATTTCACAGAAATTCTCGACGATCAAAAAAGATCGAACCGTTTTCATCGTCATATCCAAATCGGGCTCGACCATCGAAACGATGTCGATTTTCAAAGCGCTTATCGCCCATTTCGATCTCGACCTGGATGGAGAAGACAGAAAGCGTTTGATCGCCATTACGGATGAAAATTCGGCGCTTTGCCATTTCGCGGACTGTCACGGTATCAAAACCTATACGATTCCCCACAATGTCGGTGGGCGCTTTTCGGTTTTGAGTGCAGTGGGCATCGTCCCCCTGACACTTGCCGGGTACGATACCTGCTCCATTCTCGATGGAGGCGTGGCGATGGTCCGCCGTTTTTTCAACGGGGAGGCGGAACATCTGCTTATCAAAGCCGTTTTTATCGCGCGCCATTGGGAATCCCACCGAATGAACGTGCTCTTCTCCTATGCCACGTTTCTCGAGGATTTCACGAAGTGGTATGTACAGCTCTGGGGAGAGTCGCTTGGAAAAATCGACCGATGCGGAAACCGTGTGGGGCTGACGCCGTTGGGCCAGATCGGTTCGGTCGACCAGCACTCTTTTTTACAGCTTATCATTGAAGGCCCGCGGGACAAGACGGTTACGTTTATGAAAATAGAAAATTTCGAAAATCCGCTCACCATTCCCGAAATCACCCTCGAAAATATCGAAAAGACCGATTTCGTCAACGGCCGGACGTTCAACGAGCTGATCAACGCCGAATGTGACGCAACCCGTGAAAGTGTGGCGCAGCAGGGTGTGCCCGTCGATGCGATCGTTCTGGACCGTCTCAGCGAAACGAATATCGGTGAGTTGATTCTCTATTATGAACTGTTGACGTCGCTGACCGGCGCGATGCTGCATATCAATACGTACGATCAACCGGGTGTCGAACTTGGTAAAAAAATTCTTGCAAAAAAATTCCACAAGGCCAAAAAAATATGA
- the glgP gene encoding alpha-glucan family phosphorylase, whose translation MNLFPYVIDEKYSTSVAYFSMEFAIAQALKTYSGGLGFLAGSHMRSANDRRQRTIGIGMLWSYGYYDQSRHEDSTLKIDYRRKFYYFIQETGVTVEVMINGKPVTVKAYLLPASTFDSAPVIFLTTDCFENDHLSRTISHKLYDANEETRIAQEIVLGIGGVKVLEAMGIQIDVYHMNEGHALPLVFELMKKYDDLETLKKHVVFTTHTPEMAGNEEHDVRLLDRMGFFNGISVEEVQKKLGYRDERFSLTVGALKTSKRANAVSKIHEKVANEMWKDVPDRCEIISITNAQNMRYWADKQLMSWMQEHEDYQLIGRKKHLKHKLFEEVADQTGKLFDPDVLTIVWARRFAEYKRPWLLTYDMERFKALVSNTDRPVQIIWAGKPYPLDYRAVQMFNDLVMMSKEYKNVAVLTGYELRLSKLLKQGSDLWLNTPRWGREASGTSGMSAGVNASIHFSIDDGWHAEFQKDGINSFSIPHADPSLPNEEIDRLDYLAMMDKLEKTIVPMYYDDEKAWLTIAKNGMNDILAYFSSSRMVKEYYEKMYDY comes from the coding sequence ATGAACCTTTTCCCATACGTTATAGATGAAAAATACAGTACGTCGGTCGCCTATTTTTCGATGGAGTTCGCCATTGCCCAGGCATTGAAGACCTATTCGGGCGGGCTTGGCTTTCTCGCCGGATCACATATGCGAAGCGCCAACGACAGGCGGCAAAGAACGATCGGGATCGGTATGTTGTGGAGCTATGGTTATTACGATCAGAGTAGACACGAAGACAGCACGCTCAAGATCGATTATCGCCGGAAATTCTACTACTTTATCCAGGAGACCGGTGTCACCGTCGAAGTGATGATCAATGGAAAGCCGGTGACGGTAAAGGCCTATCTTCTTCCGGCGTCGACATTCGACAGTGCACCCGTTATCTTTTTGACGACGGATTGCTTTGAAAACGACCATCTCTCGAGAACGATCAGCCACAAACTTTACGATGCGAACGAAGAGACGCGCATCGCGCAGGAGATCGTGTTGGGGATCGGAGGGGTCAAGGTTCTCGAGGCGATGGGAATTCAGATCGACGTCTACCATATGAACGAGGGACACGCACTGCCGCTGGTTTTCGAACTCATGAAAAAATATGACGATCTCGAAACGTTGAAAAAGCATGTCGTGTTTACCACCCATACACCCGAAATGGCGGGTAACGAAGAGCACGATGTCCGCCTACTGGACCGGATGGGTTTCTTCAACGGCATCAGCGTGGAAGAGGTCCAGAAAAAACTCGGGTACCGTGACGAACGGTTCTCTCTGACCGTCGGGGCCCTCAAAACGTCCAAACGTGCGAACGCCGTCTCCAAAATTCATGAAAAAGTGGCCAATGAAATGTGGAAAGATGTTCCGGACCGCTGTGAGATCATCAGTATCACCAATGCCCAGAACATGCGTTATTGGGCTGACAAACAGCTTATGAGCTGGATGCAGGAGCATGAAGACTACCAGCTCATCGGGCGGAAAAAACACCTCAAACACAAACTTTTCGAGGAGGTCGCCGACCAGACTGGAAAGCTTTTCGACCCCGATGTGCTGACAATCGTGTGGGCTCGGCGCTTTGCGGAATACAAAAGGCCCTGGCTTCTGACCTACGACATGGAGCGCTTCAAAGCACTCGTTTCCAACACCGACCGTCCGGTACAAATCATTTGGGCGGGAAAACCCTATCCTCTCGACTATCGTGCCGTGCAGATGTTCAACGATCTCGTGATGATGAGCAAGGAGTATAAAAACGTCGCCGTACTGACCGGGTACGAGCTTCGTCTTTCAAAACTTCTGAAGCAAGGAAGCGATCTTTGGCTCAATACGCCCAGATGGGGACGCGAAGCGAGTGGAACGAGCGGTATGAGCGCCGGCGTCAACGCTTCGATCCACTTTTCGATCGACGACGGCTGGCATGCGGAGTTTCAAAAAGACGGCATCAACTCTTTCTCGATCCCCCACGCCGACCCGTCCCTCCCGAATGAAGAGATCGACCGTCTCGACTACCTGGCGATGATGGATAAGCTCGAAAAGACGATCGTGCCCATGTATTACGACGATGAAAAAGCGTGGCTTACGATCGCGAAAAACGGTATGAACGATATTCTCGCCTATTTCAGCTCTTCACGCATGGTGAAAGAGTATTACGAAAAAATGTACGACTACTGA
- the pyk gene encoding pyruvate kinase encodes MIAKVKIVATLGPSTNTRESIAELIDRGVNVFRLNFSYGTYDEHSETIRAIREIAEEKSRQIGILQDICGPKIRITGLEKPIEVKRGDRLRVSRRPREEAFSLTYPEIVDALRIGDKIFFSDGTVQTRVVGHDSEEKILEVMTPGRLMNGKGVNFPEADITLHALTQKDREDIRFGAQMGVDFLAVSFVSSEKDIAEARSILHESGGSAWVIAKIERKSALTRLEAIVEASDGVMVARGDLGAEAGFSHVPVLQKEIIRMCNLKGKPVITATQMLTSMIHSPYPTRAEVSDIANALFDGTDAVMLSDETAVGEYPFKAVDVLIETIVESQKFYPYSSPFMPEPREAFPHAAAELSSVLASDLIVALTLSGYTLRHLSKFRPQKPLYAISTDSALVNKTTLVWGCVSCVTIENFSNEKELVEKFLKSAKIDPETFLLVTGYLGEKISLGKSVRYIDRTHQ; translated from the coding sequence GTGATAGCGAAGGTCAAGATCGTTGCGACGCTGGGCCCCTCGACCAATACGCGTGAATCTATCGCCGAACTGATCGACCGCGGCGTCAACGTCTTTCGTCTCAACTTTTCATACGGCACATACGACGAACATTCCGAAACCATTCGTGCCATCCGAGAAATAGCAGAAGAGAAATCCAGGCAAATCGGTATTTTACAGGATATCTGTGGCCCAAAAATCCGTATCACGGGACTCGAGAAACCAATCGAAGTCAAACGGGGCGACAGACTCAGGGTAAGCAGGCGTCCGAGAGAGGAAGCCTTCTCTTTGACATATCCGGAGATTGTCGATGCATTGAGGATCGGCGACAAGATCTTCTTTTCCGACGGAACCGTCCAAACCCGTGTCGTCGGGCACGATTCGGAGGAGAAGATTCTCGAGGTTATGACACCGGGACGTCTCATGAATGGAAAAGGTGTCAATTTCCCCGAGGCCGATATCACGCTCCACGCCCTGACGCAGAAAGATCGGGAAGATATCCGTTTCGGTGCACAGATGGGAGTCGATTTTCTGGCAGTCTCTTTCGTAAGCAGCGAAAAGGATATTGCGGAAGCCAGAAGCATACTTCATGAAAGCGGCGGTAGCGCCTGGGTCATTGCAAAGATCGAACGCAAAAGCGCTCTCACTCGACTGGAAGCCATCGTCGAGGCGAGTGACGGTGTCATGGTCGCACGTGGAGACCTGGGTGCCGAGGCAGGCTTCTCGCATGTGCCGGTTTTGCAAAAAGAGATCATCCGTATGTGTAATCTCAAAGGAAAACCGGTCATCACCGCCACACAAATGCTCACATCGATGATCCATTCACCCTATCCGACGCGTGCCGAAGTCTCCGACATCGCCAACGCTCTTTTCGACGGTACCGATGCCGTCATGCTCTCGGATGAGACAGCTGTGGGTGAATACCCCTTCAAAGCTGTCGACGTTCTGATAGAGACCATTGTCGAAAGTCAGAAATTCTATCCCTATTCCAGCCCCTTTATGCCGGAACCGAGAGAGGCGTTCCCACATGCGGCGGCAGAGCTCTCTTCCGTTCTGGCATCCGACCTCATCGTCGCGCTGACACTTTCCGGTTACACGTTGCGGCATTTGAGCAAATTCCGGCCACAGAAGCCTCTTTATGCCATCAGCACCGATTCTGCACTGGTCAACAAAACGACACTGGTATGGGGATGCGTCTCATGCGTGACGATCGAAAATTTCAGCAACGAGAAAGAGCTGGTGGAGAAGTTTCTAAAGTCGGCGAAGATCGATCCGGAAACTTTTTTGCTCGTTACCGGTTACCTGGGAGAGAAGATCTCCCTCGGGAAAAGTGTCCGGTACATCGACCGGACGCATCAGTAG
- a CDS encoding FAD-dependent oxidoreductase, translating into MVAAGTCRQYYPEKKITVIKKDEKSLVPCGIPYVFGPYLESPEDDMIPCGNRAAKMGVELIHDEVVEIDFDNKVARGRNGSRYGYEKLIIATGSIPKKPTSIENYDADGVFYVPKDPDYILRMHSRVKAMEHVAVIGTGFIGVEIAGELARSGKKVDLVGSRILKHAFDPEFSEQMESIMLHDNITFHKEKKTTRIRVDDEGRAGGIELHDGTLIPCDGVIMATGYVPNTEMAKKSGLSMRRYDTIYVDEYMRTTESDVFAVGDCAEKRHFITKRTVPIMLASTATAEARIAAANLYNINIIKTFSGTIDIFSTVVGNTCFASAGITEEDARKEFITIESSTIVSDDKHPSKLPNNHKQTVKLVALKRSGTVIGAQIIGGIDAGEMINILAVIIENKMSVFDLLNLQVATHPLLTSAPTAYPIVQAAQNLVAKRIGEL; encoded by the coding sequence ATGGTAGCAGCCGGGACCTGCAGGCAGTATTACCCCGAAAAAAAGATAACCGTTATAAAAAAAGATGAAAAATCTCTCGTGCCGTGCGGCATTCCCTATGTTTTTGGTCCCTATCTGGAATCCCCGGAAGACGATATGATCCCATGCGGAAACCGGGCGGCGAAAATGGGGGTCGAACTGATTCACGACGAAGTGGTGGAGATCGACTTCGACAACAAAGTGGCCAGGGGACGCAATGGCAGCCGCTACGGTTACGAAAAGCTCATTATCGCAACCGGTTCGATTCCCAAAAAACCGACATCGATCGAAAACTACGATGCCGACGGAGTTTTCTATGTTCCCAAAGACCCCGATTATATCCTCAGAATGCACAGCCGTGTCAAAGCGATGGAACACGTGGCCGTGATCGGGACCGGCTTCATCGGGGTGGAGATTGCCGGCGAACTCGCACGAAGCGGAAAAAAAGTGGACCTTGTCGGATCCCGTATTCTCAAGCACGCCTTCGACCCCGAGTTTTCCGAACAGATGGAGTCGATCATGCTGCACGACAACATAACATTCCACAAAGAGAAAAAGACGACGCGTATTCGTGTCGACGATGAAGGGCGAGCCGGCGGCATCGAACTTCACGACGGGACGCTCATCCCCTGCGACGGTGTCATCATGGCGACCGGCTACGTTCCCAACACGGAGATGGCGAAAAAGAGCGGCCTCTCCATGCGCCGATACGATACGATCTATGTCGATGAATATATGCGAACAACCGAATCCGATGTCTTTGCCGTGGGCGACTGTGCCGAGAAACGCCATTTCATCACCAAACGTACCGTCCCCATCATGCTCGCTTCCACCGCTACCGCGGAAGCACGTATCGCAGCGGCGAACCTCTACAACATCAACATTATCAAAACATTCTCCGGTACGATCGACATCTTTTCGACCGTCGTCGGCAACACCTGCTTCGCATCGGCAGGTATCACCGAAGAGGATGCACGAAAAGAGTTTATCACGATCGAGAGTTCGACGATCGTCAGTGACGACAAACACCCTTCGAAACTTCCAAACAACCACAAACAGACGGTAAAACTCGTCGCACTCAAACGCAGTGGTACGGTCATAGGCGCCCAGATCATAGGCGGCATCGATGCCGGCGAGATGATCAACATTCTCGCTGTCATCATCGAAAACAAGATGAGTGTCTTCGACCTGCTCAATCTGCAGGTCGCCACCCATCCGCTTCTGACCTCCGCTCCGACCGCCTATCCAATCGTCCAGGCGGCCCAGAACCTCGTTGCCAAACGGATCGGAGAGTTGTGA
- a CDS encoding 6-phosphofructokinase encodes MPLAIMCSGGDAPGMNPAIKKFVDYLYEKGEKPYFVYNGLDGLIDGKIHPATHKDVGGILHRGGAIIRSSRSKRFYEYEYRKQAYENLKKHDITGLVVLGGDGSFRAMEKMSQEFPLNFVGIPTTIDNDIYGTDTCLGVDTALNVIRDALDKIRDTASTFSRAFVVEVMGRECGYLAVVSAITSGAEICLVPEVDFNWHVAREHLKREIRHGRNYVLAIVAEGTKMTFDIADWLENDIGMETRVTVLGHIQRGGSPTVNDRMLAFECTIRAVDHLLSATSSNKVVVVENGNFGMKEIDEIVNNKYQIDPELLGMLNRLD; translated from the coding sequence ATGCCATTGGCGATTATGTGTTCCGGGGGCGATGCACCTGGAATGAATCCGGCGATCAAGAAGTTCGTCGATTATCTGTACGAAAAAGGTGAAAAACCCTATTTCGTCTACAATGGACTCGATGGGTTGATCGACGGAAAGATCCATCCCGCTACACACAAAGATGTCGGGGGCATTTTGCATAGAGGCGGTGCCATTATCCGATCGTCGCGTTCCAAACGTTTTTACGAGTATGAATATCGCAAGCAGGCATATGAAAATCTCAAAAAACACGATATTACCGGCCTCGTCGTCCTGGGTGGGGATGGATCTTTTCGTGCGATGGAGAAGATGAGTCAGGAATTTCCCCTCAATTTCGTGGGTATCCCCACGACGATCGACAACGACATCTATGGAACGGATACCTGTCTGGGTGTGGATACCGCGCTCAATGTCATACGCGACGCACTCGACAAGATTCGAGATACCGCCTCGACGTTCAGCCGTGCTTTCGTCGTCGAAGTGATGGGGCGTGAATGTGGTTATCTCGCCGTTGTTTCGGCGATCACGAGCGGTGCTGAAATCTGCCTCGTTCCGGAGGTCGATTTCAACTGGCATGTGGCGAGGGAGCATCTTAAAAGAGAGATTCGTCACGGACGCAATTATGTACTTGCTATCGTAGCGGAGGGAACGAAAATGACTTTCGATATCGCGGACTGGCTCGAAAACGATATCGGAATGGAGACGCGGGTGACCGTACTCGGACATATCCAGCGTGGCGGAAGTCCTACGGTCAACGACCGTATGCTGGCTTTCGAATGTACGATACGTGCTGTCGATCATCTGCTCTCCGCGACCAGTTCCAACAAAGTCGTCGTCGTGGAAAATGGAAATTTCGGAATGAAAGAGATCGATGAGATCGTCAACAATAAATATCAGATCGACCCCGAGCTTCTAGGAATGCTCAACCGGCTCGACTGA
- a CDS encoding isoamylase early set domain-containing protein: MIKVTKKGKKTWVTFTTPAIACESIEIKGSWNDWEAEPMKRKKSGEFYITKVLPTGENYEFGYLCDGREWMTEETLPTVGTVFGSENSVLKL, encoded by the coding sequence ATGATCAAAGTGACGAAAAAAGGTAAGAAAACGTGGGTAACGTTCACGACACCCGCCATTGCATGCGAATCGATCGAGATCAAAGGGAGTTGGAACGATTGGGAGGCCGAACCGATGAAGAGAAAAAAGAGTGGTGAATTCTATATCACGAAAGTGCTTCCTACCGGAGAGAATTATGAGTTCGGCTATCTGTGTGACGGCAGGGAGTGGATGACAGAAGAGACGCTCCCGACGGTCGGAACAGTGTTCGGAAGCGAAAATTCGGTATTGAAGCTCTAA
- a CDS encoding sugar phosphate nucleotidyltransferase, whose product MAKKIKAVMMAGGFGTRIQPLTNSVPKPMLPIVNLPMMEHTLNKLIETGIKEVVILLYFKPEIIKNYFGDGSKWGVTIHYVLPDDDYGTAGAVGFGREYLDTTFMIVSGDLVTDFDFKKILEYHKEKRSKLTITLTSVENPLQFGVVIANEEGKIEKFLEKPSWGEVFSDTINTGIYIIEPEILDYIPVGENFDFAKDLFPLLMQEGIDLMGYNATGYWRDVGNPDSYREVHDDILNRRLEFKIPGKKIDYPDGTLYLTGESEIDPSVEIIDTVVIGGNVSIGKRTRLHNVVIGDNVTLGSECRIRNSVLWHDITIGKKVVLDNAVICNETQIGDGVSAKAGLILAEGCKVGKLATFEQDVTVWPGKEIEPAAIVNNNVVWGTRYRNTIFENGSITGKSNIEISCDMACKIGEAFGSQLPMGSKVLVGRDYDKSPRMIKRAFVGGLLATGVEVLDLRDVPPAVLRYNIQRDDSIVAGAYFRKNLNDPASIDITLYNEEGLRLDGNSAKAVEKTFFKEDFRRVDYTEIGKIHDSEFYRKEECLSYKAALENSIDHKIVKSGGFRIAVDLMFGITKEVFPQIMTDLQIDNIILNAYTDARKLANIQHHKIKSKQDISAIVKNLGLDMGILIYPHGQRLTLVTDRGEILDKVEALTAVLKLMDMQAASEGKKMRVFLPTWAPDLMDPSYRHLMIKRGKYANFKASTLKRFDLIATIDGNYAFTEFSLHRDAMYASLKIMELLTRHNLKLSDIAKGMTHFFYQTCRIPCPQSMKGKMMRKFLEYAKGKRASTVDGVKIWENDSDWILMIPDQYSEHLNLYIQAADKEKGMMLHDTYGKMIEEWMQNS is encoded by the coding sequence ATGGCAAAAAAGATAAAAGCCGTCATGATGGCAGGCGGATTTGGAACCCGCATTCAACCACTGACCAATTCCGTTCCGAAACCGATGCTTCCGATCGTGAATCTGCCAATGATGGAGCATACGCTCAACAAACTGATCGAAACGGGTATCAAAGAGGTTGTCATACTTCTCTATTTCAAACCCGAGATCATTAAAAATTATTTCGGTGATGGCAGCAAATGGGGCGTGACGATCCACTACGTCCTTCCGGACGACGACTATGGCACGGCTGGTGCGGTAGGGTTCGGCCGCGAATATCTTGATACCACCTTCATGATTGTAAGTGGCGATCTCGTTACCGATTTCGACTTCAAAAAAATTCTTGAATATCACAAAGAGAAGCGCTCCAAACTGACGATCACGCTCACATCCGTCGAAAACCCGCTCCAGTTCGGCGTTGTCATTGCCAACGAAGAGGGGAAGATTGAGAAATTTCTCGAAAAACCGAGTTGGGGGGAGGTGTTCAGCGACACGATCAACACCGGTATCTATATCATAGAGCCTGAAATTCTCGACTATATTCCGGTTGGAGAAAACTTCGATTTCGCAAAAGACCTTTTTCCGCTTTTGATGCAGGAGGGGATCGACCTGATGGGCTACAATGCGACGGGGTACTGGAGGGATGTCGGAAATCCCGACAGCTACCGTGAAGTGCACGACGACATTCTCAACAGACGTCTCGAATTCAAGATACCGGGCAAAAAGATCGACTATCCCGACGGTACGCTATATCTGACGGGAGAGAGTGAGATCGATCCGAGCGTCGAGATTATCGATACGGTCGTCATCGGAGGCAACGTCTCGATCGGAAAACGGACACGCCTGCACAATGTCGTCATCGGGGACAACGTGACACTCGGCAGCGAATGCCGCATTCGAAATTCGGTTCTCTGGCACGATATCACGATCGGGAAAAAGGTGGTGCTCGACAATGCGGTGATCTGCAACGAGACTCAGATAGGGGACGGCGTCTCGGCAAAAGCCGGGTTGATACTGGCAGAAGGGTGCAAGGTGGGGAAACTCGCAACCTTCGAACAGGATGTCACCGTCTGGCCCGGCAAAGAGATCGAACCGGCGGCCATCGTCAACAACAATGTCGTCTGGGGCACACGCTACCGAAACACGATTTTCGAAAACGGCAGTATTACCGGAAAAAGCAATATCGAAATCAGCTGTGACATGGCCTGTAAAATCGGAGAAGCGTTCGGATCGCAACTGCCGATGGGCAGCAAAGTTCTCGTCGGCCGCGATTACGACAAAAGCCCGCGTATGATAAAACGTGCCTTTGTCGGCGGGCTACTCGCGACAGGTGTCGAAGTGCTCGATCTGCGCGACGTACCGCCAGCTGTGTTGCGCTATAACATCCAAAGAGACGATTCGATCGTCGCCGGAGCCTATTTCAGAAAAAACCTGAACGATCCGGCCAGTATCGACATCACCCTCTACAACGAAGAGGGGCTGCGCCTTGACGGAAACAGTGCCAAAGCGGTCGAAAAAACCTTTTTCAAAGAGGATTTCAGACGTGTCGACTACACTGAAATAGGAAAGATTCACGACAGTGAGTTTTACCGAAAGGAAGAGTGCCTGAGCTATAAAGCGGCACTTGAAAATTCGATCGATCACAAGATCGTAAAAAGCGGCGGTTTCCGTATCGCCGTCGATTTGATGTTCGGCATTACCAAAGAGGTCTTTCCTCAAATCATGACCGACCTGCAGATCGACAATATCATACTCAATGCCTATACCGATGCGAGAAAACTGGCCAATATACAGCATCACAAGATCAAATCGAAGCAGGATATTTCCGCCATCGTGAAAAATCTCGGCCTCGACATGGGGATACTCATCTATCCCCACGGACAGCGTCTGACACTTGTGACGGACCGGGGCGAGATACTCGACAAAGTCGAAGCGTTGACGGCCGTGCTCAAATTGATGGATATGCAGGCCGCTTCGGAAGGGAAAAAGATGCGTGTTTTCCTGCCGACATGGGCACCCGACCTGATGGATCCCTCCTATAGACATCTGATGATCAAACGTGGAAAGTACGCCAACTTCAAAGCATCCACATTGAAACGGTTCGATCTGATCGCAACGATCGACGGAAACTACGCCTTTACCGAATTTTCTCTCCATCGCGACGCGATGTATGCGAGTCTCAAGATCATGGAGCTTCTGACACGTCACAACTTGAAACTTTCCGATATCGCGAAGGGGATGACGCACTTTTTCTACCAGACATGCCGTATTCCATGTCCACAGTCGATGAAGGGAAAAATGATGCGGAAATTCCTGGAGTATGCCAAAGGAAAGCGTGCTTCCACAGTCGACGGTGTCAAGATATGGGAGAACGACAGCGATTGGATTCTGATGATTCCCGACCAGTACAGCGAACATCTCAATCTCTATATTCAGGCAGCCGACAAAGAGAAAGGGATGATGCTTCACGACACCTACGGAAAAATGATCGAAGAATGGATGCAAAACAGCTAA